One stretch of Camelus bactrianus isolate YW-2024 breed Bactrian camel chromosome 21, ASM4877302v1, whole genome shotgun sequence DNA includes these proteins:
- the TSTD1 gene encoding thiosulfate:glutathione sulfurtransferase isoform X1, whose product MLLAPRGRAWATLLKLAFAARTMAGEPTVSLPELRSLLAAGRARLIDVRSREEAAAGTIPGALNIPVSELESALQMEPAAFKALYSAEKPKLEDENLIFFCQMGKRGLQATHLARGLGYKGYGEGLGTTQGPIENGSRKKVRLKVAY is encoded by the exons ATGCTGCTGGCACCGAGGGGGCGGGCCTGGGCCACTTTACTGAAACTCGCATTTGCTGCCCGCACCATGGCTGGAG AGCCCACAGTCTCGCTCCCTGAACTCCGTTCGCTCCTAGCCGCGGGACGGGCCCGGCTCATCGACGTGAGATCTCGGGAGGAGGCGGCAGCTGGGACGATCCCTGGGGCGCTCAACATCCCGG TGTCAGAGTTGGAAAGTGCCCTGCAGATGGAGCCAGCAGCTTTCAAGGCTTTGTACTCTGCGGAGAAGCCAAAGCTGGAAGATGAGAATCTTATTTTCTTCTGTCAGATGGGCAAGCGGGGATTGCAGGCCACGCATTTGGCCCGGGGCCTTGGATACAAAGGGTATGGAGAAG GGCTCGGAACTACGCAGGGGCCTATAGAGAATGGTTCCAGAAAGAAGGTTAGGTTGAAGGTGGCCTACTGA
- the TSTD1 gene encoding thiosulfate:glutathione sulfurtransferase isoform X3 — MLGAPRIGAAGAGRGRGGRRSLRFRFRSRLRIGSGSGFARPGEMLLAPRGRAWATLLKLAFAARTMAGVSELESALQMEPAAFKALYSAEKPKLEDENLIFFCQMGKRGLQATHLARGLGYKGYGEGLGTTQGPIENGSRKKVRLKVAY; from the exons ATGTTAGGGGCACCGCGAATAGGcgccgcgggggcggggcgggggcggggcgggaggcggAGCCTTCGCTTCCGGTTCCGGTCTCGGCTCAGGATCGGATCGGGCTCCGGTTTCGCGAGGCCGGGGGAGATGCTGCTGGCACCGAGGGGGCGGGCCTGGGCCACTTTACTGAAACTCGCATTTGCTGCCCGCACCATGGCTGGAG TGTCAGAGTTGGAAAGTGCCCTGCAGATGGAGCCAGCAGCTTTCAAGGCTTTGTACTCTGCGGAGAAGCCAAAGCTGGAAGATGAGAATCTTATTTTCTTCTGTCAGATGGGCAAGCGGGGATTGCAGGCCACGCATTTGGCCCGGGGCCTTGGATACAAAGGGTATGGAGAAG GGCTCGGAACTACGCAGGGGCCTATAGAGAATGGTTCCAGAAAGAAGGTTAGGTTGAAGGTGGCCTACTGA
- the TSTD1 gene encoding thiosulfate:glutathione sulfurtransferase isoform X2, translated as MLLAPRGRAWATLLKLAFAARTMAGEPTVSLPELRSLLAAGRARLIDVRSREEAAAGTIPGALNIPVSELESALQMEPAAFKALYSAEKPKLEDENLIFFCQMGKRGLQATHLARGLGYKGARNYAGAYREWFQKEG; from the exons ATGCTGCTGGCACCGAGGGGGCGGGCCTGGGCCACTTTACTGAAACTCGCATTTGCTGCCCGCACCATGGCTGGAG AGCCCACAGTCTCGCTCCCTGAACTCCGTTCGCTCCTAGCCGCGGGACGGGCCCGGCTCATCGACGTGAGATCTCGGGAGGAGGCGGCAGCTGGGACGATCCCTGGGGCGCTCAACATCCCGG TGTCAGAGTTGGAAAGTGCCCTGCAGATGGAGCCAGCAGCTTTCAAGGCTTTGTACTCTGCGGAGAAGCCAAAGCTGGAAGATGAGAATCTTATTTTCTTCTGTCAGATGGGCAAGCGGGGATTGCAGGCCACGCATTTGGCCCGGGGCCTTGGATACAAAGG GGCTCGGAACTACGCAGGGGCCTATAGAGAATGGTTCCAGAAAGAAGGTTAG
- the TSTD1 gene encoding thiosulfate:glutathione sulfurtransferase isoform X4 produces the protein MLLAPRGRAWATLLKLAFAARTMAGVSELESALQMEPAAFKALYSAEKPKLEDENLIFFCQMGKRGLQATHLARGLGYKGARNYAGAYREWFQKEG, from the exons ATGCTGCTGGCACCGAGGGGGCGGGCCTGGGCCACTTTACTGAAACTCGCATTTGCTGCCCGCACCATGGCTGGAG TGTCAGAGTTGGAAAGTGCCCTGCAGATGGAGCCAGCAGCTTTCAAGGCTTTGTACTCTGCGGAGAAGCCAAAGCTGGAAGATGAGAATCTTATTTTCTTCTGTCAGATGGGCAAGCGGGGATTGCAGGCCACGCATTTGGCCCGGGGCCTTGGATACAAAGG GGCTCGGAACTACGCAGGGGCCTATAGAGAATGGTTCCAGAAAGAAGGTTAG
- the USF1 gene encoding upstream stimulatory factor 1 isoform X1 — protein sequence MKGQQKTAETEEGTVQIQEGAVATGEDPTSVAIASIQSAATFPDPNVKYVFRTENGGQVMYRVIQVSEGQLDGQTEGTGAISGYPATQSMTQAVIQGAFTSDDAVDTEGTAAETHYTYFPSTAVGDGAGGTTSGSTAAVVTTQGSEALLGQATPPGTGQFFVMMSPQEVLQGGSQRSIAPRTHPYSPKSEAPRTTRDEKRRAQHNEVERRRRDKINNWIVQLSKIIPDCSMESTKSGQSKGGILSKACDYIQELRQSNHRLSEELQGLDQLQLDNDVLRQQVEDLKNKNLLLRAQLRHHGVEVVIKNDSN from the exons ATGAAGGG ACAGCAGAAAACAGCTGAAACGGAAGAGGGGACGGTACAGATTCAGGAAG gtGCAGTGGCAACTGGGGAAGACCCAACCAGTGTGGCTATTGCCAGCATCCAGTCAGCTGCCACCTTCCCTGACCCCAACGTCAAGTACGTCTTCCGAACTGAGAATGGgggccag GTGATGTACAGGGTGATCCAGGTGTCCGAGGGGCAGCTGGATGGCCAGACTGAGGGGACTGGTGCCATCAGTGGCTACCCTGCCACTCAATCCATGACCCAG GCCGTGATCCAGGGTGCGTTCACGAGTGATGATGCAGTTGACACAGAGGGGACAGCTGCTGAGACGCACTATACTTACTTCCCCAGCACTGCAGTGGGAGATGGGGCAGGGGGTACCACATCGGGGAGTACAGCAGCTGTTGTTACTACCCAGGGCTCAGAGGCACTACTGGGGCAGGCGACCCCTCCTGGCACTG GTCAGTTCTTTGTGATGATGTCACCACAAGAAGTGTTGCAGGGAGGAAGCCAGCGCTCTATTGCCCCCAGGACCCACCCTTATTCCCC GAAATCAGAAGCTCCCCGGACAACTCGGGATGAGAAACGCAGGGCTCAGCATAATGAAG TGGAGCGCCGCCGCCGAGACAAGATTAACAACTGGATTGTACAGCTGTCCAAGATCATCCCAGACTGCTCCATGGAGAGCACCAAGTCTGGCCAG AGTAAAGGTGGAATTCTATCCAAAGCTTGTGATTATATCCAGGAGCTTCGGCAGAGCAACCACCGGTTGTCTGAAGAACTGCAGGGGCTTGACCAACTGCAGTTGGACAATGATGTGCTTCGACAACAG GTGGAAGATCTTAAAAACAAGAATCTGCTGCTGCGAGCTCAGTTGCGGCACCATGGAGTAGAGGTCGTCATCAAGAATGACAGCAACTAA
- the USF1 gene encoding upstream stimulatory factor 1 isoform X3, which translates to MKGQQKTAETEEGTVQIQEGAVATGEDPTSVAIASIQSAATFPDPNVKYVFRTENGGQVMYRVIQVSEGQLDGQTEGTGAISGYPATQSMTQAVIQGQFFVMMSPQEVLQGGSQRSIAPRTHPYSPKSEAPRTTRDEKRRAQHNEVERRRRDKINNWIVQLSKIIPDCSMESTKSGQSKGGILSKACDYIQELRQSNHRLSEELQGLDQLQLDNDVLRQQVEDLKNKNLLLRAQLRHHGVEVVIKNDSN; encoded by the exons ATGAAGGG ACAGCAGAAAACAGCTGAAACGGAAGAGGGGACGGTACAGATTCAGGAAG gtGCAGTGGCAACTGGGGAAGACCCAACCAGTGTGGCTATTGCCAGCATCCAGTCAGCTGCCACCTTCCCTGACCCCAACGTCAAGTACGTCTTCCGAACTGAGAATGGgggccag GTGATGTACAGGGTGATCCAGGTGTCCGAGGGGCAGCTGGATGGCCAGACTGAGGGGACTGGTGCCATCAGTGGCTACCCTGCCACTCAATCCATGACCCAG GCCGTGATCCAGG GTCAGTTCTTTGTGATGATGTCACCACAAGAAGTGTTGCAGGGAGGAAGCCAGCGCTCTATTGCCCCCAGGACCCACCCTTATTCCCC GAAATCAGAAGCTCCCCGGACAACTCGGGATGAGAAACGCAGGGCTCAGCATAATGAAG TGGAGCGCCGCCGCCGAGACAAGATTAACAACTGGATTGTACAGCTGTCCAAGATCATCCCAGACTGCTCCATGGAGAGCACCAAGTCTGGCCAG AGTAAAGGTGGAATTCTATCCAAAGCTTGTGATTATATCCAGGAGCTTCGGCAGAGCAACCACCGGTTGTCTGAAGAACTGCAGGGGCTTGACCAACTGCAGTTGGACAATGATGTGCTTCGACAACAG GTGGAAGATCTTAAAAACAAGAATCTGCTGCTGCGAGCTCAGTTGCGGCACCATGGAGTAGAGGTCGTCATCAAGAATGACAGCAACTAA
- the USF1 gene encoding upstream stimulatory factor 1 isoform X2: protein MYRVIQVSEGQLDGQTEGTGAISGYPATQSMTQAVIQGAFTSDDAVDTEGTAAETHYTYFPSTAVGDGAGGTTSGSTAAVVTTQGSEALLGQATPPGTGQFFVMMSPQEVLQGGSQRSIAPRTHPYSPKSEAPRTTRDEKRRAQHNEVERRRRDKINNWIVQLSKIIPDCSMESTKSGQSKGGILSKACDYIQELRQSNHRLSEELQGLDQLQLDNDVLRQQVEDLKNKNLLLRAQLRHHGVEVVIKNDSN from the exons ATGTACAGGGTGATCCAGGTGTCCGAGGGGCAGCTGGATGGCCAGACTGAGGGGACTGGTGCCATCAGTGGCTACCCTGCCACTCAATCCATGACCCAG GCCGTGATCCAGGGTGCGTTCACGAGTGATGATGCAGTTGACACAGAGGGGACAGCTGCTGAGACGCACTATACTTACTTCCCCAGCACTGCAGTGGGAGATGGGGCAGGGGGTACCACATCGGGGAGTACAGCAGCTGTTGTTACTACCCAGGGCTCAGAGGCACTACTGGGGCAGGCGACCCCTCCTGGCACTG GTCAGTTCTTTGTGATGATGTCACCACAAGAAGTGTTGCAGGGAGGAAGCCAGCGCTCTATTGCCCCCAGGACCCACCCTTATTCCCC GAAATCAGAAGCTCCCCGGACAACTCGGGATGAGAAACGCAGGGCTCAGCATAATGAAG TGGAGCGCCGCCGCCGAGACAAGATTAACAACTGGATTGTACAGCTGTCCAAGATCATCCCAGACTGCTCCATGGAGAGCACCAAGTCTGGCCAG AGTAAAGGTGGAATTCTATCCAAAGCTTGTGATTATATCCAGGAGCTTCGGCAGAGCAACCACCGGTTGTCTGAAGAACTGCAGGGGCTTGACCAACTGCAGTTGGACAATGATGTGCTTCGACAACAG GTGGAAGATCTTAAAAACAAGAATCTGCTGCTGCGAGCTCAGTTGCGGCACCATGGAGTAGAGGTCGTCATCAAGAATGACAGCAACTAA